From a region of the Candidatus Limnocylindrales bacterium genome:
- a CDS encoding queuosine precursor transporter: MTAEAPSGVATSSGRRYKYYDLVMAGFVTVLLCSNIIGPGKVCNIGGFTFGAGNLFFPISYIFGDILTEVYGYARARKVIWAGFGAMIFATIMSQIVIRMPVDPGEPYNAVIQPALETVFGNTWRIVAGSILAFWAGDFANSYVLAKMKLLTGGRYLWTRTIGSTAAGQAVDSVIFYPLAFWGVWTPDKMLEVITFNYAIKVIWEAVNTPITYVIVNFLKRAENEDYFDAKTNFTPFSLED; encoded by the coding sequence GTGACGGCCGAGGCACCGTCCGGCGTCGCGACAAGCTCCGGCCGCCGTTACAAGTACTACGACCTGGTGATGGCCGGTTTCGTCACCGTGCTGCTGTGCTCGAACATCATCGGGCCGGGCAAGGTCTGCAACATCGGCGGCTTCACGTTCGGCGCCGGCAATCTGTTCTTTCCGATCAGCTACATCTTCGGCGACATCCTGACCGAGGTGTACGGCTATGCTCGCGCGCGCAAGGTCATCTGGGCCGGCTTCGGGGCGATGATCTTCGCCACGATCATGAGCCAGATCGTGATCCGGATGCCCGTCGATCCGGGCGAGCCGTACAATGCGGTGATCCAGCCGGCGCTGGAGACGGTCTTCGGCAACACCTGGCGCATCGTGGCCGGCTCCATCCTGGCGTTCTGGGCGGGCGACTTCGCCAACTCCTACGTGCTCGCCAAGATGAAGCTGCTTACCGGCGGCCGCTATCTGTGGACGCGCACGATCGGCTCGACCGCGGCCGGACAGGCGGTAGACAGCGTCATCTTCTATCCGCTGGCTTTCTGGGGCGTGTGGACGCCCGACAAGATGCTCGAGGTGATCACCTTCAACTATGCGATCAAGGTGATCTGGGAAGCGGTCAACACGCCCATCACCTACGTGATCGTCAACTTTCTCAAGCGTGCGGAGAACGAGGACTACTTCGACGCGAAGACGAATTTCACCCCCTTCTCGCTCGAGGATTGA